The following proteins are encoded in a genomic region of Capra hircus breed San Clemente chromosome 16, ASM170441v1, whole genome shotgun sequence:
- the LOC102188068 gene encoding uncharacterized protein LOC102188068, producing MWPSLVSARYASLVCRVLSLLGSQSRLEETTRARASRRSLDPLPTHTPTQDPCCQRKSITLLCEDQSQERPGPKPAQTQQALQWWKMPFPQLPPTQNRPIHLKKHQNYPVPNALNGQGMKRLNGQLGSCAPRQRCLAEPQVVTQDQCGGGDGTAGGRQMAVAKGLWRMLQKHVQPEMPSYIEGCGKRADELRRGHTEQEQLM from the exons ATGTGGCCCTCCCTAGTCTCTGCCCGCTATGCCAGTCTGGTTTGCAGAGTCTTGAGCCTACTGGGCTCCCAGTCCAGGCTAGAAGAGACCACAAGAGCCAGAGCCAGCAGGAGGAGTCtggaccccctccccacccacacccccacccagGACCCCTGCTGCCAGAGGAAGAGCATCACCTTGTTATGCGAAGACCAGAGTCAAGAAAGGCCTGGCCCCAAACCAGCCCAGACCCAGCAG GCCCTGCAGTGGTGGAAAATGCCTTTCCCCCAGCTACCACCCACACAGAATAGGCCAATTCACCTGAAGAAACACCAGAACTACCCAGTTCCAAATGCCCTGAATGGCCAGGGCATGAAGAGACTGAATGGCCAGCTGGGCTCATGCGCACCTAGGCAGAGGTGTCTTGCTGAACCACAGGTAGTGACCCAGGACCAATGTGGAGGAGGGGATGGAACAGCTGGAGGCAGACAGATGGCTGTGGCTAAGGGGCTTTGGAGGATGCTCCAAAAACACGTCCAACCTGAGATGCCATCTTACATCGAGGGATGCGGGAAGAGAGCCGATGAGCTGAGGCGTGGACACACCGAGCAGGAGCAGCTGATGTGA